TTTATACCGGAAAGATCGCTGCAGTGGTAAAGAAGGGCGTTTACCAGCGTGCCGGAATAGTTGCCGTCAGCCGGGTGGACCACCATTCCGCGCGGCTTGTTAATCACAATTACATCGGCATCTTCATAGTACACCTCGAGGGGAATGGGCTCTTTTTTAATTTCCAGGCCTTCCGGCTCGGGAACCTGCAAAACGACCACGTCCCCGGGCTTTACCCGGTAACTGGCCCGGCCCCGCTGCCCGTTGACCGAAGCCATTCCCTCCGCAATCAATTTCTGGACATAAGTGCGGGTGAGGCCCTCCATCTCGCCGGCCAGAAAGAGGTCCAGCCTTTTCCCGGCGTCCTCTTCGCCTACCTGGAAGGAATTCACCGTAAGCATGGCTATTTGCGTTCCTTTTTTGAACTTTTATCTGAATCATTCAACAGCGCCCAGGCCAGCAGGAAGGCCCCGGTCACAATAGCCGTGTCGGCCAGGTTAAATACAGGCCAGATCCGGAAATCCAAAAAATCCACCACCAGCCCGTAGCGGAGCCGGTCTGCCAGGTTGCCCAGCGCACCGCCTGCCACCAGGCCCAACCCGTAATCCAGGACGGGTTTCCTGGGCCTTATTTTAAAATACCCAACCAACACCCCGGCTATAATTATAACCGTCACCGTCACAAACAGCATCTTCTTATGGGGCAGAAGCCCAAAAGCAGCGCCTGGATTCATAATGTAGGTGAGGTAAAATGCAGGCGGCACCACCGGAATTGATTCTCCCTGGCACATCAGCATCTGCACAGCGGCCTTTGTCGCCTGATCCACCAGTAAAACAACTGCTATTATTATAAATAAAAACATGGCCGTACCACCATTGCAAAGGGGTAATTACCCTTTATGGTAATTATTGTTTAGTCAAGTCCTTTTAATACCTCCGCGCAGCGCGGGCATACGGCGGGATGTCCGCTATCGATACCCACACCTTCGTGATACATCCAGCAGCGCTCGCACTTCTTTCCTTTTGCCTGGCGCACGAAGATTGCCAGTTCCGGTATAGAATCGCTCTTCCAGGCAGCTTCCGGCGCCCCGTCCAAACGGCCCAGGACCACTTCTGAAACGATAAAAACGGTGGCCAGTTCAGCGGCCATGGATTCCAGGAAGTTATGCAGCTCTTCACCGGCGTAAAGCTCGACGGCTGCTTCCAGGGAGTTGCCAATCAGCTTTTCCCGCCGGGCCGCTTCGAGGGCCCGGGTTACCTCCCCCCTTACCGCCAAAAGCCGCTCCCACCGCTCTTCCAGTTCATCATCCAGAAACTCTTCTTTAACTTCAGGCATGTCGGTAAGCTGAACACTGATTGCTCCCCCTTTGTCCCCGGGCACATACTGCCATATTTCTTCAGAAGTAAAGGCCAGCACGGGAGCTATCAGGCGAACCAGGGCAACAAGCACTTCGTAAAGAACGGTCTGAGCGGCCCTGCGGGCGGTTGACCTGGCCGGCGCCGTGTAGAGCCGGTCTTTAATAATATCCAGGTACAGGGCACTCATGTCAACCACGCAAAAGCCGTGGACGGCGTGATAAACCACATGGTATTCGTAGTTGCGGTAGGCAGCAATTACCTTCTGGATCAGTTTTTGCAGCCTGACCAGTGCCCAGCGGTCAACCTCGTGCATCTGCCCGTATTCTACCCTGTCCCCGGCCGGATCGAAGTCGTAAAGGTTGCCCAGCAAAAAACGGCAGGTGTTTCTAATCTTCCGGTAGGACTCGGTCATTTGCTTGAGAATGTTCTGGGAAACTGCCAAATCGCCCCTGTAATCGGCCGAGCTGACCCACAGGCGCAGAATATCTGCGCCCATCTGCTTGATCACCTTGGCCGGGTCAATCACGTTTCCCAGCGACTTTGACATCTTGCGGCCCTGCTCATCTACCACGAAACCGTGGGTTAGCACCATCCGGTAAGGGGCCTGGCCCGTAACGGCTACAGAAGTGGAAAGGGACGAGTTAAACCAGCCCCGGTGCTGATCGCTGCCCTCCAGATAGAGGTCGGCCGGCCAGCGCAGGTCAGGCCAGATTGACGGCTCATCGAGCACGCCCATATGGCTGGTGCCGGAGTCGAACCAGACGTCCATGATGTCGGTTTCCTTAACAAACTCCCCGCCCCCGCACCGCCGGCAGGTAACGCCGGGCGGCAGCAGATCAGCAGCTTCCCTGGCAAACCATACATCTGATCCGTGTTTTCTAAACAGCTTTTGCAAGTAACCGATGGTTTCGCTGCTGATCAATATTTCACCGCAGTTCTTGCAGTAAAAAATCGGAATCGGCACGCCCCAGCTGCGCTGGCGGGATATACACCAGTCGCCCCGGCCGGCAACCATGTTGTAGATGCGCTCCTCGCCCCATTCAGGAATCCAGCGCACCTTGCGGATGGCATCCAGTGCGGCCTGGCGGAAGCCGTCGATGGAGGCAAACCATTGCTCGGTTGCCCGGAAAAACACCGGCTTTTTGCACCTCCAGCAATGAGGGTACTGATGCAGGATGGTAGAGCACTTCATCAGGTGGCCGCGGCGGTCCAGTTCCTCAATTATGGACCGGTTGGCATCCAGGTAAAACTGCCCGGCAAATATGCCGCCCTCCCCGGTAAACCGGCCCTTCCCATCCACCGGCGAAATAACCGGCAAACCGTATTGCCGGCCAACAATAAAATCCTCCATGCCGTGGCCCGGCGCGGTATGGACGCAACCCGTACCCTGATCCAGGGTGACGTGCTCGCCAAGAATCAACAGCGAAATCCTGTCCATAAAGGGATGCCCGCATTCCACCCTTTCCAGTTCAAACCCTTTATATTCCCCTACCGTTTCGGCGCCGCTCATGCCTACGGCTTCCAGGAAGTTATCCAGCAAATCCCCGGCTACCAGGTATTTTTCCCCGCCCGACCGGATCAGGACGTATTTAAAGTCCGGGTGGAGGGAAATGGCCACATTGGCCGGCAGGGTCCAGGGAGTGGTAGTCCAGATCACCACATAAGTATTTTCCTCCGGCAAAATCCCTTTACCATCCTTTACGGGAAAGCGGACGTATATAGAAGCCGACTGTTTGTCGCCGTATTCCACCTCGGCCTCGGCCAGGGCGGTTTCACAAGCGGCGCACCAGTAAACCGGCTTCAAACCTTTGTAAATATACCCTTTTCTGGCCATTTCGCCGAAAACGCCGATCTGGCGGGCCTCATAATGAGGCATCAGGGTCAGGTAGGGCTTATCCCACTGGCCGCGCACGCCAAGCCGCTTGAACTCTTCCCGCTGTATATCCACAAATTTTAAGGCAAACTCCTTGCACTTGCGCCTGAACTCCACCGGGTGGATATCGTGACGGTTTAAACCGAACGCCTTTATGGCCTGCTGCTCAATAGGCAGTCCATGGGTATCCCAGCCGGGCACATAGGGCGCATCATACCCGTCCATGGAATGGAATTTGACTATGATATCTTTTAAAATCTTGTTCAGAGCGGTACCCAGGTGGATATGCCCGTTGGCGTAAGGCGGCCCGTCGTGCAGGATAAACTTTGGCCGCCCTTTGTTTTTCTCCTGAACCTTTTTATAAATATCAATTTCATCCCAGAATTTTAAAATTTCCGGCTCACGTTCGGGCAGGTTGGCCCGCATGGGGAAGTTGGTCCTGGGCAGATTTAAAGTCTTGCTGTAGTCCATTTTTTCCACCTTGCCTTTTCACCCCTGGTTCAAGCGTCATTTTTTTGATTATGGCCGGCCGGTTCCCGGCGCGGTTCGGGCCGGGTTACCACGGTGCGCAAAGAAAAACCCGCCCCTTAAGGGACGGGATGCAAGGCCCGCGGTACCACCCTCACTGCCGGCCCGTCAAAACGGCAAAAATAACGAACGCGCCGGCCACTTTTGTCGCCACTTAACGGCGGCGAACCGGCCTGGCTTACTCCCTTTAAAGGTTTCGGCAGGCACCTCCCGGGTGATTTTCAACGGCCTCCCGCACCCGGCTCCCACCAAAACCCGGGCTCTCTTAACCGGTTCAGCCGTTTACTCTTCCCGTTCATGGGCGGTTACATATTTTAACACGACAATATTATTATATAGAAAAATTATATAGAAAAGCCCTGACCCAGTCAACCGGCGGCCGGCAAAAGGTAAGCGCCAAGCGCATTACGAAAAACCCGTGCAAGGCCGCAATTGCAAATGCGGACTTA
The window above is part of the Pelotomaculum thermopropionicum SI genome. Proteins encoded here:
- the LspA gene encoding lipoprotein signal peptidase, yielding MFLFIIIAVVLLVDQATKAAVQMLMCQGESIPVVPPAFYLTYIMNPGAAFGLLPHKKMLFVTVTVIIIAGVLVGYFKIRPRKPVLDYGLGLVAGGALGNLADRLRYGLVVDFLDFRIWPVFNLADTAIVTGAFLLAWALLNDSDKSSKKERK
- the IleS gene encoding isoleucyl-tRNA synthetase, with the protein product MEKMDYSKTLNLPRTNFPMRANLPEREPEILKFWDEIDIYKKVQEKNKGRPKFILHDGPPYANGHIHLGTALNKILKDIIVKFHSMDGYDAPYVPGWDTHGLPIEQQAIKAFGLNRHDIHPVEFRRKCKEFALKFVDIQREEFKRLGVRGQWDKPYLTLMPHYEARQIGVFGEMARKGYIYKGLKPVYWCAACETALAEAEVEYGDKQSASIYVRFPVKDGKGILPEENTYVVIWTTTPWTLPANVAISLHPDFKYVLIRSGGEKYLVAGDLLDNFLEAVGMSGAETVGEYKGFELERVECGHPFMDRISLLILGEHVTLDQGTGCVHTAPGHGMEDFIVGRQYGLPVISPVDGKGRFTGEGGIFAGQFYLDANRSIIEELDRRGHLMKCSTILHQYPHCWRCKKPVFFRATEQWFASIDGFRQAALDAIRKVRWIPEWGEERIYNMVAGRGDWCISRQRSWGVPIPIFYCKNCGEILISSETIGYLQKLFRKHGSDVWFAREAADLLPPGVTCRRCGGGEFVKETDIMDVWFDSGTSHMGVLDEPSIWPDLRWPADLYLEGSDQHRGWFNSSLSTSVAVTGQAPYRMVLTHGFVVDEQGRKMSKSLGNVIDPAKVIKQMGADILRLWVSSADYRGDLAVSQNILKQMTESYRKIRNTCRFLLGNLYDFDPAGDRVEYGQMHEVDRWALVRLQKLIQKVIAAYRNYEYHVVYHAVHGFCVVDMSALYLDIIKDRLYTAPARSTARRAAQTVLYEVLVALVRLIAPVLAFTSEEIWQYVPGDKGGAISVQLTDMPEVKEEFLDDELEERWERLLAVRGEVTRALEAARREKLIGNSLEAAVELYAGEELHNFLESMAAELATVFIVSEVVLGRLDGAPEAAWKSDSIPELAIFVRQAKGKKCERCWMYHEGVGIDSGHPAVCPRCAEVLKGLD